One region of Sulfuriroseicoccus oceanibius genomic DNA includes:
- a CDS encoding GxxExxY protein: protein MKAINELCDIVRETSFSIHRYHRSGHLEKVYENALFHRLKLQGIPVAQQHPLTVYDEDGAVLGEYFVDLLVDGRLIIELKACRAITTEHVAQLLDYLRSSKTRDGLLINFGAPKLFIKKYVQD, encoded by the coding sequence ATGAAAGCGATCAACGAGCTATGCGATATTGTTCGGGAAACCAGCTTTTCCATCCACAGGTACCATCGCAGCGGACACCTCGAGAAAGTGTATGAGAACGCTTTGTTTCATCGGTTGAAGTTACAGGGCATCCCGGTTGCTCAACAACACCCGTTGACCGTCTACGATGAGGACGGGGCTGTTTTAGGGGAGTACTTCGTTGATTTGCTCGTTGATGGTCGGTTAATCATCGAACTCAAGGCCTGTCGGGCGATCACAACTGAGCACGTTGCTCAACTCCTTGATTACTTGAGGTCCTCGAAGACGCGAGATGGGCTGTTGATCAACTTCGGTGCTCCAAAGCTATTCATAAAAAAATACGTTCAGGACTGA
- a CDS encoding 3-deoxy-7-phosphoheptulonate synthase, whose product MKNTDDLRIAEIDPLMAPQLLMKELPVSDKASELVAATRAANEAILNRNDPRLLVVVGPCSIHDTDAALEYGHQLKELAEKHKDTLVIVMRVYFEKPRTTIGWKGLINDPCLDDSFDINRGLHTARKLLIDLANMGVPAGTEFLDTISPQYIADLVTWGAIGARTTESQVHRELASGLSMPVGFKNGTGGSLQIAIDAIKAASYPHHFLSVTKHGVAAIVTTEGNEACHVILRGASSGPNYDAGSVAKACADLKAAGLTETVMIDCSHGNSKKDYRNQPGVASTVAAQIAEGNKAITSVMIESNLHEGNQPLAARDQLAHGVSITDACVNWETTVAMIEELSDAVKSRMAK is encoded by the coding sequence ATGAAAAACACAGACGACCTCCGCATTGCCGAAATCGACCCATTGATGGCACCACAACTTCTCATGAAGGAGTTGCCGGTTTCGGACAAAGCCTCCGAACTCGTTGCAGCCACCCGCGCCGCCAACGAAGCTATTCTCAACCGCAACGACCCGCGGCTGCTCGTCGTCGTCGGCCCATGCTCGATCCACGACACCGATGCCGCTCTGGAATACGGTCATCAGCTCAAGGAGCTCGCCGAAAAACACAAGGACACCCTCGTGATCGTGATGCGCGTCTACTTCGAAAAACCGCGCACCACCATCGGCTGGAAGGGACTCATCAACGACCCATGCCTCGACGACTCGTTCGACATCAACCGCGGCCTCCATACCGCACGCAAGCTGCTCATCGATCTGGCGAACATGGGTGTCCCAGCCGGCACTGAGTTCCTCGACACCATCTCCCCGCAGTACATCGCCGACTTGGTTACCTGGGGCGCCATCGGAGCGCGCACCACGGAGAGCCAGGTCCACCGCGAACTCGCGTCCGGTCTGTCGATGCCAGTCGGCTTCAAAAACGGAACCGGCGGCAGCCTCCAAATCGCCATCGACGCAATCAAGGCCGCCAGCTACCCACACCACTTCCTCTCGGTCACGAAGCACGGTGTAGCCGCCATTGTCACCACCGAGGGCAACGAAGCCTGCCACGTCATCCTGCGCGGTGCGTCGTCCGGCCCGAACTACGACGCCGGCAGCGTAGCCAAAGCCTGTGCCGACTTGAAAGCCGCCGGACTCACCGAGACCGTCATGATCGACTGCTCGCACGGCAATAGCAAAAAAGACTACCGCAACCAACCAGGAGTTGCCTCCACCGTGGCCGCCCAGATCGCCGAAGGCAACAAAGCCATCACCTCGGTCATGATCGAGAGCAATCTCCACGAAGGCAATCAGCCTCTCGCCGCACGCGACCAACTCGCCCACGGCGTCAGCATCACCGATGCCTGCGTTAACTGGGAGACCACCGTCGCCATGATCGAAGAGCTCTCCGACGCCGTGAAATCCCGCATGGCCAAATAA
- a CDS encoding YchJ family protein: protein MPDSYQRIRLLKDCPCGSGRNYGECCHPYHKGKAYPETAEQLMRSRYCAYFFRLTDYLVSTHHPDTRDKNLRDKLEEEIYDLNWVGLRIINSSKGQADDKTGKVEFSAGYFYLNEKLDLHEKSRFRRFKGKWKYLDAKG, encoded by the coding sequence ATGCCCGACTCCTACCAACGCATCCGCCTGCTCAAAGACTGCCCATGCGGCAGCGGCCGAAACTACGGCGAATGCTGCCACCCGTACCACAAGGGCAAGGCCTATCCGGAAACAGCGGAACAACTCATGCGCTCACGCTATTGCGCATACTTCTTCCGCCTCACCGACTACCTCGTCAGCACCCACCACCCCGACACCCGGGACAAAAACCTCCGCGACAAACTCGAAGAGGAAATCTACGACCTCAACTGGGTCGGACTGCGCATCATCAACTCAAGCAAGGGCCAGGCCGATGACAAAACCGGCAAGGTCGAGTTCTCCGCCGGGTACTTCTACCTCAACGAAAAACTCGACCTCCACGAGAAGTCACGCTTCCGCCGATTCAAGGGCAAATGGAAGTACCTCGACGCGAAAGGCTAG